One part of the Flavobacterium johnsoniae UW101 genome encodes these proteins:
- a CDS encoding ABC-F family ATP-binding cassette domain-containing protein, whose amino-acid sequence MNYLSVENISKSFGERVLFDNISFGINKDQKIAFIAKNGSGKTTIMSIINGLDEPDTGQVVLRKGIRMAFLSQDNNLQDELTIEESIFASDNETLKIIEAYEKALENPDDEEAYQKAFDGMDQHNAWDFETQYKQILFKLKLEDFKLKVKNLSGGQKKRLSLAIILINRPDLLILDEPTNHLDLEMIEWLESYFAKENITLFMVTHDRFFLERVCNEIIELDNGKLYQYKGNYSYYLEKKEERIASENSSIDKAKNLFVKELEWMRRQPKARTTKSKSRQDDFYIIKEKAQSRRKENKVELEINMERMGSKIIELHKLSKKFKDRVILDNFSFDFQRGERIGIIGKNGTGKSTFLNLLTGTIPPDSGRVVKGDTIKIGYYTQSGINPKPGQRVIDIIKEYGEYIPLAKGKIISASQLLERFLFDAKKQYDYVEKLSGGELKRLYLCTVLIQNPNFLILDEPTNDLDIVTLNVLESFLLDYPGCLLVVSHDRYFMDKIVDHLFVFRGQGEIENFPGNYSDFRAYEDSADVAQKEENKAEKKDWKQNNPTGNLSFNEQKEYQKIEREIKDLEIEKAKIEQLFSDGKVADADIEKKANELQNIINKIDLKEERWFELSAKIEG is encoded by the coding sequence GTGAATTACTTATCTGTAGAAAATATATCGAAGTCATTTGGCGAAAGAGTCCTTTTTGACAACATTTCTTTTGGAATCAATAAAGATCAAAAAATTGCTTTTATTGCCAAAAATGGGTCTGGTAAAACTACCATTATGAGCATTATTAATGGCTTAGACGAACCAGATACCGGACAGGTTGTTTTAAGAAAAGGAATTAGAATGGCATTTCTTTCTCAGGATAACAACCTTCAGGATGAACTTACAATCGAAGAAAGTATTTTCGCTTCAGATAATGAAACGCTTAAAATAATTGAAGCTTACGAAAAAGCATTAGAAAATCCAGATGATGAAGAAGCCTACCAAAAAGCTTTTGACGGAATGGATCAGCATAATGCATGGGATTTTGAAACGCAGTACAAACAGATTCTTTTTAAATTAAAACTGGAAGATTTTAAACTGAAAGTAAAAAATCTTTCGGGAGGGCAAAAAAAACGTCTTTCACTGGCTATCATATTGATCAATCGTCCAGATTTATTGATTCTGGATGAGCCTACCAACCATTTAGATCTTGAAATGATCGAATGGCTTGAAAGCTATTTTGCCAAAGAAAATATTACCTTATTTATGGTAACGCACGACCGTTTCTTTTTAGAGCGTGTGTGTAATGAAATTATCGAATTAGACAACGGAAAATTATACCAATACAAAGGAAATTACTCTTACTATTTAGAGAAAAAAGAAGAGCGAATTGCTTCTGAAAATTCGAGTATTGACAAAGCTAAAAACTTATTTGTAAAAGAATTAGAATGGATGCGACGCCAGCCAAAAGCGAGAACAACCAAATCTAAATCACGTCAGGACGATTTTTACATTATTAAAGAAAAAGCACAAAGCCGACGTAAAGAAAATAAAGTCGAACTTGAAATTAATATGGAAAGAATGGGAAGCAAAATTATTGAGCTTCATAAACTTTCTAAAAAATTCAAAGACCGTGTTATTCTGGATAATTTTAGTTTTGATTTTCAGCGTGGTGAAAGAATCGGGATTATTGGTAAAAACGGAACCGGAAAATCGACTTTCTTAAATCTGCTTACGGGTACAATTCCGCCAGACAGCGGACGTGTTGTAAAAGGAGATACAATTAAAATTGGTTATTACACACAATCCGGAATTAATCCAAAACCGGGACAGCGTGTTATTGATATTATTAAGGAATACGGAGAATATATTCCGCTTGCAAAAGGAAAAATTATTTCGGCTTCACAATTGTTAGAGCGTTTTCTTTTTGACGCTAAAAAGCAATACGATTATGTCGAAAAATTAAGCGGAGGCGAATTAAAACGTTTGTATTTATGTACGGTTTTAATTCAAAATCCAAATTTTTTAATTCTCGATGAGCCTACAAACGATTTAGATATTGTAACGCTTAACGTTCTGGAAAGTTTCCTTTTAGATTATCCGGGCTGTTTATTGGTTGTTTCGCACGACCGTTACTTTATGGATAAAATCGTCGATCATTTATTTGTTTTTAGAGGACAAGGCGAAATCGAAAATTTCCCAGGAAACTATTCTGATTTCCGTGCTTACGAAGACAGTGCCGATGTTGCCCAAAAAGAAGAAAACAAAGCTGAAAAGAAAGACTGGAAACAAAATAACCCAACCGGAAATTTAAGCTTTAACGAACAAAAAGAATATCAAAAAATTGAAAGAGAAATCAAAGATTTAGAAATTGAAAAAGCTAAAATCGAACAGTTATTCTCTGATGGAAAAGTAGCCGATGCTGATATTGAGAAAAAAGCAAACGAGCTTCAAAATATCATAAATAAAATTGATTTAAAAGAAGAACGATGGTTCGAACTTTCTGCAAAGATTGAAGGATAA
- a CDS encoding FKBP-type peptidyl-prolyl cis-trans isomerase: MKQLLTALLSLTLFISCSKDKDEVKDYTAENEKEIVDYLAQNNLTAQRTNSGLYYIITKEGSSESEGENPGEEENTGEGENTEENENDGHPTLNSNITVIYKGYFTNGKVFDESTEGVSYSLRTLIPGWKEGIPLLKSGGEIQLFVPAHLGYGSNGNKTVPGGAVLIFEITLVSVN; encoded by the coding sequence ATGAAACAACTTTTAACTGCTTTACTTTCATTAACACTTTTTATTTCTTGTTCTAAAGACAAAGATGAAGTCAAAGATTATACTGCTGAAAATGAGAAAGAGATTGTTGATTATTTAGCTCAGAATAATTTAACTGCACAAAGAACAAATTCTGGTTTATACTACATTATTACCAAAGAAGGTTCAAGTGAAAGCGAAGGAGAAAATCCAGGCGAGGAAGAAAACACAGGTGAAGGGGAAAACACAGAAGAAAATGAAAACGACGGACATCCTACATTAAATTCTAATATTACCGTTATTTACAAAGGTTATTTTACTAATGGGAAAGTTTTTGATGAAAGTACAGAAGGAGTTTCATATTCGCTTCGTACTCTTATTCCGGGATGGAAAGAGGGAATTCCGCTTTTAAAATCAGGCGGCGAAATACAGCTTTTTGTACCTGCTCATTTAGGATACGGCAGCAATGGAAACAAAACTGTTCCCGGAGGCGCCGTACTGATATTTGAAATTACTTTAGTTTCTGTTAATTAA
- a CDS encoding O-methyltransferase encodes MLFQIKSYLNFLWHSTNEHGVHSPFVFNLLTKCFYDKKPKPEYQILTNYRNSLLENKNFIEVTDFGAGSKVFKSNKRQISKIASTAGISPKRAELLFRVTNYFKPQNILEIGTSLGLATSALALGSTNAKVTTIEGCPQTGGTAKNQLDEFDCKNVESIISEFESFLISENLNSKIYDLIYFDGNHSKKATLEYFNLLLPTINNDSVLIFDDIHWSPEMEEAWEIIKNHPKVKVTIDTFQWGFVFFRYEQEKEHFVIRA; translated from the coding sequence ATGTTGTTTCAAATCAAATCGTATTTAAATTTTCTTTGGCATTCTACAAACGAACACGGCGTACATTCGCCTTTTGTTTTTAATTTACTTACGAAATGTTTTTATGATAAAAAGCCAAAACCAGAATATCAAATTCTAACGAATTACAGAAATTCACTTCTTGAAAATAAAAATTTCATTGAAGTAACAGATTTTGGCGCTGGTTCAAAAGTTTTTAAATCAAACAAAAGGCAGATTTCAAAAATCGCATCAACTGCCGGAATTTCTCCAAAACGTGCCGAATTATTATTTCGTGTTACGAATTATTTTAAGCCGCAAAACATTCTAGAAATAGGTACTTCGCTGGGTTTGGCAACTTCTGCCCTTGCCCTTGGCAGCACAAATGCAAAAGTTACTACAATAGAAGGCTGCCCGCAGACTGGAGGTACTGCCAAAAATCAATTAGATGAATTTGATTGTAAAAATGTCGAAAGCATAATTTCAGAATTTGAATCTTTTTTGATTTCAGAAAATCTCAACTCTAAGATTTACGATCTGATATATTTTGATGGCAATCATTCTAAAAAAGCAACTTTAGAGTATTTTAATCTTTTACTTCCAACAATAAACAACGATTCCGTCTTGATTTTCGATGACATTCATTGGTCTCCAGAAATGGAAGAAGCTTGGGAGATTATCAAAAATCACCCAAAAGTAAAAGTTACAATCGATACTTTTCAATGGGGATTTGTATTTTTTAGATACGAGCAGGAAAAAGAACATTTTGTAATTAGAGCATAA
- a CDS encoding helix-turn-helix domain-containing protein, with the protein MEQKIHQGRNVKRFREMLGIKQEALAYDLGEDWNQKKISMLEQKEVIEDNLLKQISNSLKIPIEAFQNFDEEQAVNIIASTFNAHDYATGLIINNYNPIEKIIQLHDEKIALYERMLKEKDEMMAKLEKLIGK; encoded by the coding sequence ATGGAACAGAAAATTCATCAGGGAAGAAACGTAAAGCGATTCAGAGAAATGCTTGGCATTAAACAAGAAGCACTCGCTTATGATTTGGGAGAAGACTGGAACCAGAAAAAAATTTCTATGCTCGAACAAAAAGAGGTAATTGAAGACAATCTGCTGAAACAAATCTCTAATTCTTTAAAAATTCCTATTGAAGCTTTTCAAAATTTTGATGAAGAGCAAGCAGTAAATATTATTGCAAGTACGTTCAATGCCCATGATTACGCAACTGGATTAATAATCAACAACTACAATCCAATTGAAAAGATTATTCAATTGCATGATGAAAAAATTGCCTTATATGAGCGTATGCTGAAAGAAAAAGACGAAATGATGGCAAAACTTGAAAAATTAATTGGCAAATAA
- a CDS encoding DUF6565 domain-containing protein, which produces MRNIKIAAAVTLLVLGLTSCKDEKQEKAQKTIDSYVAYVDSVKNVSADNLKENWKNVEAEYDRKSQEAQTALADLKDNSAATEKINASKIKYEEFKNEMTTVFAPPAPSPKQQLRDALFGAGKIGDDMNFSWVNAKNIHSVYQQFVHTVENNKDKYSREDWDEVKLMYEALDSRKNTVEKEGLTAEDNRKIAGLKIKFAPMYTVNRMGAKSEENKEAKK; this is translated from the coding sequence ATGAGAAATATAAAAATAGCTGCGGCAGTTACATTATTAGTATTAGGATTAACATCGTGTAAAGATGAAAAACAAGAGAAAGCTCAAAAAACAATCGACTCTTATGTAGCCTACGTCGATTCTGTAAAAAATGTTTCAGCAGATAACTTAAAAGAAAACTGGAAAAATGTTGAAGCAGAATATGATAGAAAATCTCAAGAAGCTCAAACAGCGCTGGCAGATCTTAAGGATAATTCGGCTGCGACCGAAAAAATAAACGCCAGCAAAATTAAATATGAAGAGTTTAAAAATGAGATGACCACCGTTTTTGCCCCTCCGGCTCCAAGCCCAAAACAACAATTAAGAGATGCCTTATTTGGTGCTGGAAAAATTGGTGATGATATGAATTTCAGCTGGGTAAATGCTAAAAATATTCACAGCGTTTATCAGCAGTTCGTTCACACTGTAGAAAATAATAAAGATAAATATTCAAGAGAAGACTGGGATGAAGTTAAACTGATGTATGAAGCACTTGACAGCCGTAAAAATACAGTTGAAAAAGAAGGTCTTACAGCAGAAGATAACAGAAAAATTGCCGGTTTAAAAATCAAATTTGCACCAATGTATACTGTTAACAGAATGGGTGCTAAATCTGAAGAGAATAAAGAAGCTAAAAAATAA
- a CDS encoding ABC transporter ATP-binding protein encodes MADPLIKITDIRRNFILGNETVYVLKGINLEINKGEYVALMGPSGSGKSTLMNLLGCLDTPTSGRYVLNGKDVSQMRDDELAGIRNTEIGFVFQTFNLLPRTTALDNVALPMIYAGYSKSDRNVRATEVLKQVNLADRMDHQPNQLSGGQRQRVAIARALVNKPSIILADEPTGNLDSKTSVEIMKLFGDIHAQGNTVILVTHEEDIAAYAHRVIRLRDGLIESDTSRSV; translated from the coding sequence ATGGCAGATCCATTAATTAAAATAACCGACATACGACGAAATTTCATATTGGGCAATGAAACTGTATATGTTTTAAAAGGAATTAATTTAGAAATCAACAAAGGCGAATATGTCGCTTTAATGGGGCCTTCGGGATCCGGAAAATCAACTTTAATGAATTTATTGGGTTGTTTGGATACGCCTACTTCCGGAAGATATGTTTTGAACGGAAAAGATGTCAGCCAAATGCGCGATGATGAACTCGCCGGAATACGTAATACAGAAATAGGTTTTGTTTTTCAAACCTTCAATCTTTTACCCAGAACAACAGCTCTGGACAATGTTGCACTGCCAATGATTTATGCCGGATATTCAAAATCAGATAGAAATGTAAGAGCCACCGAGGTTTTAAAACAAGTAAATCTTGCTGATAGAATGGACCACCAGCCCAATCAGTTATCAGGAGGTCAGCGCCAGCGTGTTGCCATTGCCCGTGCCCTGGTAAACAAACCTTCGATTATTTTAGCCGATGAACCTACAGGAAACCTGGACAGTAAAACCTCTGTAGAAATCATGAAACTTTTTGGAGATATTCATGCACAAGGAAATACTGTTATTCTGGTAACCCACGAAGAAGATATTGCTGCGTATGCGCACAGAGTTATTCGTTTACGAGACGGTTTAATTGAAAGTGACACGAGTAGATCTGTTTAA
- a CDS encoding cob(I)yrinic acid a,c-diamide adenosyltransferase, with protein sequence MKVYTKTGDKGTTALFGGTRVPKDHIRIDSYGTVDELNSYIGLIRDQEIDSHYKTILIEIQDRLFTVGAILATPQEKEVLKNGELRLKNLGIIDSDIELLENEIDKMEESLPQMTHFVLPGGHPTVSHCHIARCICRRAERLAVHLSHNEHVPEIAIMYLNRLSDYLFVLARKLSSDLKAEEVKWIPRK encoded by the coding sequence ATGAAAGTATACACCAAAACAGGCGATAAAGGAACAACAGCACTTTTTGGAGGCACGCGTGTTCCTAAAGATCATATTAGAATTGACAGTTACGGAACTGTTGATGAACTTAATTCTTATATCGGATTAATTCGCGATCAGGAAATCGATTCGCATTATAAAACTATTTTAATAGAAATTCAGGATCGTCTTTTTACTGTAGGCGCCATTTTGGCAACACCGCAGGAAAAAGAAGTTTTAAAAAACGGAGAGCTTCGTTTAAAAAATCTCGGAATAATTGATTCTGATATTGAATTGCTTGAAAATGAAATAGACAAAATGGAAGAAAGCCTTCCGCAAATGACACATTTTGTTTTACCAGGCGGTCATCCTACCGTGTCACATTGTCATATAGCTCGCTGTATATGCCGTCGCGCAGAGCGTTTGGCAGTACATTTAAGTCATAATGAACACGTTCCTGAAATCGCAATTATGTACTTAAACCGACTTTCTGACTATCTTTTTGTCTTGGCACGAAAGTTGTCCTCAGACCTTAAAGCGGAGGAAGTGAAATGGATTCCGCGTAAGTAA
- a CDS encoding DUF2795 domain-containing protein, with amino-acid sequence MYWTLELASYLSDAPWPANKDELIDYAIRAGAPLEVVENLQSIEDEGEIYESMEEIWPDYPTDEDYLWNEDEY; translated from the coding sequence ATGTATTGGACATTAGAATTAGCATCTTATTTAAGTGATGCGCCATGGCCTGCTAACAAAGACGAACTTATAGACTACGCTATTAGAGCTGGTGCTCCATTAGAAGTAGTAGAGAACCTTCAGTCAATCGAAGATGAAGGGGAGATATATGAATCAATGGAAGAAATTTGGCCTGATTATCCAACAGACGAAGATTATCTTTGGAATGAGGATGAATATTAA
- the secA gene encoding preprotein translocase subunit SecA, with product MSFINSIIKVFVGDKSQKDVKALQPYLNKIKTFESSLMSLSHDELRARTTYFKERIKEARADKDAKIASLKAEVEKIEDIDKREDIYDAIDALEKEAYEISEKTLLEILPEAFSVVKETARRFKENAHIEVTATAKDREFSATKPYIVIDGEKSIWANKWNAAGKDITWDMIHYDVQLIGGMVLHEGKVAEMQTGEGKTLVATLPLYLNALTGNGVHLVTVNDYLAKRDSTWKAPLFEFHGLSVDCIDNHQPSTEARKKAYDADITYGTNNEFGFDYLRDNMAHSPSDLVQRKHNFAIVDEVDSVLIDDARTPLIISGPVPQGDRHEFNELKPKIENLVAQQRQLANGFLAEAKKLIKEGNTKEGGFLLLRAYRSLPKNKALIKFLSEEGIKQLLQKTENQYMQDNNREMHKVDEALYFVIEEKNNQVELTDNGIKYLSGDTDADFFVLPDIGTEIAAIEKQKLDKDAEAEAKERLFQDFGVKSERIHTLTQLLKAYALFEKDVEYVIMDNKIMIVDEQTGRIMDGRRYSDGLHQAIEAKENVKIEAATQTFATVTLQNYFRMYNKLAGMTGTAVTEAGELWQIYKLDVVEIPTNRGIARIDKEDYIYKTTREKFNAVIEDVTELSQAGRPVLIGTTSVEISELLSRMLKMRGITHNVLNAKMHKQEAQIVEEAGKAGVVTIATNMAGRGTDIKLSPEVKAAGGLAIVGTERHDSRRVDRQLRGRSGRQGDPGSSQFYVSLEDNLMRLFGSERVAKVMDRMGLKEGEVIQHSMMTKSIERAQKKVEENNFGVRKRLLEYDDVMNSQREVVYKRRRHALFGERLKLDIANMLYDTCELIVSNSKVTNDFKGYEFDLIRYFGITSPISEADFIKLNDIEITGKVYKEALAFYTEKTERSAREAFPIIKGVYEEPNNHFERIVVPFTDGIKTLNVVTDLKKAYDSEGAQLIADFEKNITLSIVDEAWKKHLRKMDELKQSVQLAVHEQKDPLLIYKLEAFNLFRGMLDNVNKEVISFLFKGDLPAQNVPEIHEAREVARPKENLQLSKDEIPNSESINREAGETQQRQVTETIVRDMPKINRNDTVTVQEVATGKTETMKFKKAESLIAAGTWVLVK from the coding sequence ATGAGTTTCATAAACAGCATCATTAAGGTATTTGTGGGTGATAAGTCTCAAAAAGACGTTAAAGCCCTGCAGCCTTACCTAAACAAAATTAAAACTTTCGAATCGAGCTTAATGAGTTTGTCTCACGACGAATTAAGAGCAAGAACAACATACTTTAAAGAAAGAATTAAAGAAGCAAGAGCAGATAAAGATGCTAAGATTGCTTCTCTTAAAGCCGAAGTTGAAAAAATTGAAGATATCGACAAAAGAGAAGATATTTATGATGCGATAGATGCTCTTGAAAAAGAAGCTTATGAAATCTCTGAAAAAACTTTATTGGAAATTCTTCCGGAAGCGTTTTCTGTAGTAAAAGAAACGGCTCGTCGTTTCAAAGAAAACGCTCATATCGAAGTTACGGCTACTGCAAAAGACCGTGAGTTTTCTGCAACAAAACCATATATCGTTATTGACGGAGAAAAATCTATTTGGGCAAACAAATGGAATGCTGCCGGAAAAGACATCACTTGGGACATGATTCACTACGATGTTCAGTTAATTGGTGGTATGGTACTGCACGAAGGTAAAGTTGCCGAAATGCAAACGGGAGAAGGTAAAACTTTAGTTGCTACACTTCCTCTTTACTTAAATGCCTTAACTGGAAACGGAGTTCACTTAGTAACAGTGAATGACTACTTAGCAAAACGTGACAGCACGTGGAAAGCACCTTTATTCGAATTCCACGGTTTATCTGTTGATTGTATTGATAATCACCAGCCAAGTACTGAGGCTAGAAAAAAAGCTTACGACGCAGATATCACTTACGGAACCAACAACGAATTTGGTTTTGACTACCTAAGAGATAACATGGCACACTCTCCTAGCGATTTAGTGCAGAGAAAACACAATTTTGCCATTGTCGACGAGGTCGATTCTGTATTAATTGATGATGCCAGAACACCGCTTATCATTTCTGGACCAGTTCCTCAAGGAGATCGTCACGAATTCAACGAATTGAAACCAAAAATTGAAAACTTAGTTGCACAGCAGCGTCAGTTAGCAAATGGTTTCTTAGCCGAAGCTAAAAAATTAATCAAAGAAGGAAATACTAAAGAAGGTGGTTTCTTATTATTAAGAGCTTACAGATCTTTACCTAAAAATAAAGCATTAATTAAATTTTTAAGTGAAGAAGGAATTAAACAATTACTTCAAAAAACTGAAAATCAATATATGCAGGACAACAATCGCGAAATGCATAAAGTTGACGAAGCTTTATACTTTGTGATTGAAGAGAAAAACAATCAGGTAGAATTGACAGACAATGGTATTAAATACCTTTCTGGAGATACTGATGCCGATTTCTTCGTTTTACCAGACATTGGAACAGAAATCGCTGCGATTGAAAAACAAAAATTAGACAAAGACGCTGAAGCGGAAGCTAAAGAAAGATTATTCCAAGATTTTGGAGTAAAAAGCGAGCGTATCCACACTCTTACTCAACTTTTAAAAGCGTATGCTTTATTCGAAAAAGACGTAGAGTATGTTATCATGGACAACAAAATTATGATTGTCGATGAGCAGACAGGTCGTATCATGGATGGACGTCGTTACTCAGACGGTCTTCACCAAGCGATCGAAGCTAAAGAAAATGTAAAAATCGAAGCTGCAACGCAGACTTTTGCTACTGTAACATTACAGAACTACTTTAGAATGTACAACAAACTGGCTGGTATGACGGGTACAGCGGTTACTGAAGCAGGAGAGTTATGGCAGATTTACAAATTAGATGTTGTTGAAATTCCGACAAACCGCGGCATTGCAAGAATTGATAAAGAAGATTACATCTACAAAACAACACGTGAAAAATTCAACGCAGTTATCGAAGATGTTACTGAATTATCGCAAGCTGGAAGACCTGTATTGATTGGAACAACTTCTGTAGAGATTTCAGAATTATTAAGCCGTATGCTTAAAATGAGAGGAATCACACACAACGTATTGAATGCTAAAATGCATAAGCAAGAAGCACAAATCGTTGAAGAAGCTGGTAAAGCCGGAGTTGTAACAATTGCAACAAACATGGCTGGTCGTGGTACCGATATTAAATTATCTCCAGAAGTAAAAGCTGCGGGAGGTTTAGCAATCGTGGGTACAGAGCGTCATGATTCTCGTCGTGTAGACAGACAGTTACGTGGTCGTTCTGGTCGTCAGGGAGATCCGGGAAGTTCTCAATTCTACGTTTCTCTTGAAGATAACTTAATGCGTTTATTCGGTTCTGAAAGAGTTGCGAAAGTAATGGACAGAATGGGATTAAAAGAAGGTGAAGTTATTCAGCATTCTATGATGACTAAATCTATCGAACGTGCTCAGAAAAAAGTAGAAGAAAATAACTTTGGTGTTCGTAAACGTTTATTAGAATATGATGACGTAATGAACTCTCAGCGTGAAGTAGTTTACAAACGTCGTCGTCATGCATTGTTTGGAGAGCGTTTAAAACTGGATATTGCGAATATGCTTTATGATACTTGCGAATTAATCGTAAGCAACAGTAAAGTAACAAATGATTTCAAAGGATATGAGTTTGATTTAATTCGTTATTTCGGAATCACATCTCCAATTTCAGAAGCTGATTTCATAAAATTAAATGACATCGAAATTACTGGAAAAGTATACAAAGAAGCTTTAGCTTTCTACACTGAAAAAACAGAAAGAAGCGCAAGAGAAGCTTTCCCAATTATCAAAGGAGTTTACGAAGAGCCAAACAATCATTTTGAAAGAATTGTAGTTCCATTTACAGACGGAATCAAAACTTTGAATGTGGTTACAGATTTGAAAAAAGCTTATGACAGCGAAGGTGCTCAATTAATCGCTGATTTTGAGAAAAACATCACACTTTCTATTGTTGATGAAGCTTGGAAAAAACACTTACGCAAAATGGACGAATTGAAACAATCTGTTCAATTAGCCGTTCACGAGCAAAAAGATCCATTGCTTATTTACAAATTAGAAGCTTTCAACTTGTTTAGAGGAATGCTTGACAACGTTAACAAAGAAGTTATTTCATTCTTATTCAAAGGTGATTTACCTGCTCAAAACGTTCCTGAAATTCACGAAGCAAGAGAAGTAGCTCGTCCAAAAGAAAATTTACAATTAAGTAAAGACGAAATACCAAACAGCGAAAGTATTAATCGTGAAGCTGGAGAAACACAACAGCGTCAGGTTACAGAAACTATCGTTAGAGATATGCCAAAAATCAACAGAAATGATACTGTTACAGTTCAGGAAGTTGCAACTGGTAAAACAGAAACAATGAAATTTAAAAAAGCTGAAAGCCTTATCGCTGCAGGAACTTGGGTTCTTGTTAAATAA
- a CDS encoding MbnP family protein: protein MKNILYKAFAIAAISLSLISCSSDDNEEAAGNGNITLKFDNAYGTNDLILNTQGNTTSNNEVLKISLVKYIVSNVVFTKADGSTFTYPKSKSYFIADESTAAGQQFKLTDIPAGDYVKVKFGIGVDEEQWKLGAAGQGDFLAQADAAGMMWSWAAGYKFFALEGTFTSPTVTTATPFMIHTGKTGTDYNYTEVTIDFPTKALVRTNITPAVHIITDLSKVIDGTNKIKLSDNNSGGMGAMIMGGANLPLITQNFNTMFRVDHVHND, encoded by the coding sequence ATGAAAAACATACTATACAAAGCTTTCGCTATTGCAGCAATCTCTCTATCATTAATTTCTTGTTCAAGCGATGACAACGAAGAAGCAGCAGGAAACGGAAATATTACATTAAAATTTGACAACGCTTACGGAACAAACGACCTTATTTTAAACACTCAGGGAAACACAACTTCTAACAATGAAGTATTAAAAATAAGCCTTGTAAAATATATTGTAAGCAATGTAGTTTTTACAAAAGCTGACGGAAGCACTTTTACTTACCCAAAAAGCAAAAGCTATTTTATTGCTGACGAATCTACTGCAGCCGGACAGCAGTTTAAACTAACAGATATTCCTGCCGGAGATTACGTAAAAGTAAAATTTGGAATTGGAGTTGATGAAGAACAATGGAAATTAGGAGCTGCTGGTCAGGGAGATTTTCTTGCACAGGCAGATGCTGCAGGTATGATGTGGTCTTGGGCTGCAGGTTACAAATTCTTTGCTCTTGAAGGAACTTTTACTTCGCCTACTGTTACAACTGCAACTCCATTTATGATTCATACCGGAAAAACTGGAACTGACTACAACTATACTGAAGTAACTATAGATTTCCCTACTAAAGCTTTGGTTCGTACTAACATTACTCCTGCTGTTCACATCATTACAGATCTTTCTAAAGTTATCGACGGTACAAACAAAATCAAACTTTCTGACAACAACTCAGGCGGAATGGGCGCTATGATTATGGGTGGTGCAAACTTACCTTTAATTACTCAAAACTTCAATACTATGTTTAGAGTAGACCACGTACATAACGACTAA